The DNA sequence GGGTGATGGGCGCTTTGATATCCGCCTCGGCCGTGTCGACGGCGCCGGCCAGTTCGACACAAGCACGAAAAATATTCCGTAACGTTCGGCGCGCGGTCGAGTCAATTGCCGAGGGCGCTAAATGATCGCCAAAGGCGATCCGGATATTTCTTAGCGAGCGTTTGCGATAACCGTGAAAACAACGATAAGCGATGGCCGCCAACCGATCCGCTAACCAGAATGCTGTCAGCGGAAATCGTTTTGCCATTCCGCAGCCAATTGTGAAACCGAACCACGTGCTTAAATAAGCGAATTTACCGGTGATCCATTGGAACATTAAATTTGGGATACGCTGGCTTGGCGGCGCCGCTCTAAAGTACGCCAATCTACGATACTTTTTTTTATCTCGCAAGCGTTTCGAGAGTTTCGAACGATCGCTTTGCGGGATTACGTTAGTTAATAAATCTACACGATAACAGCCGCTTAGCCACTGCACTGAAATTTGGCGCAGAAACCGGCCTGTTCCTATCGCAGCCATTGTGTGGTAAAAATTCGGCACCATCGTGAAGCCGGATAAATCTTATGCGGATGATTTTGCCCCCAATCAGAGAACGTCAAGTCATCGACCGGCTGTTGTCGGCGTTCTTCCACGACTACAAGGCGGTGGATTTCAAAAAAGCGATCGCCGCCCTGTGCCGCTTTTATCATCTGAAGAATCCCCGCGTGGAGTGGTTTGAATACATCGATTGGGGTAAAACCGCCGGCAAGACCTATGAGAACGGCCAGATTTATCTGGTCCATCCGGAGAACTGGAAAAAGGGGCGCAAGTACAACACCGAGCGGCGCTGGATCAGCATGGTCTATCACGAGATCGGCCATTATGTTTTTTGGGCCGACGCTGAGAATAAAGCCGACATGTTCTCCTCGCGCATGGTGCGCGGTTTGAATCATCACAAGTGAGGAATGAGATAGAGATTTGAGACAGAGAAAGGCGGAGGGTGTGGCGGTCTCTGTCTCCGTTCTCTATCTCCAATCTCTGTCTTACATCTCTGTCTGGTGAGCCATGGACTACAAAGACACATTGAATCTGCCCAAGACCGGGTTTCCCATGCGCGGCAACTTGCCGCAGAACGAACCCAAACAGGTCGAGAAGTGGGATAAAGACGGAACTTATTTTCAAATTCTTCAGGCCAATCAAGGCAAGCCGCGCTTTCTTCTGCACGACGGCCCGCCCTACGCCAACGGCAACATCCACATCGGCCACGCACTCAACAAGATTCTCAAAGACATCATCGTAAAATACCAGGCGATGACCGGCCACTCGGCTCCCTATGTGCCGGGCTGGGATTGCCATGGCTTGCCCATCGAGTTGCAAGTCGAGAAGAACGTCGGCCGCGCGAAAAAGTTGGCCATGAGCAAGGCGGAAATTCGCCAGCTTTGCAAAGAGTATGCGGAAAAGTACATTGCGATTCAGCGCGACGAGTTCAAACGGCTCGGCGTGCTCGGCGATTGGGACAAACCTTATCGCACGCTGGAACCGCGGTACGAAGCCCAGGAAGTGCGCGAGCTGGGCAAGTTCGTCGCCTCGGGCTCGCTCTATCGTAAGAAGAAGCCGGTTTACTGGTGCGCCTCGTGTGTGACGGCGTTGGCCGAAGCGGAAGTCGAGTATGAAGATCATACTTCGACTTCGGTGTACGTTAAGTTCGCCGTCAATGACGATGGCGGAAGAATGAAGGCGGATGGTAAGACGTACTTCGTCATCTGGACCACCACGCCATGGACTTTGCCGGCCAATCAGGCGATCGCGCTTCATCCCAAGTTTACCTATCGGTTGGTGAAAACCGCGCAAGGTAATTTAGTCATCAATCAGGAATTGATCGACAGCGTTATGCAGGCGATCGGTCTTGCGGCCGGCCAGTATGAAATCGGCGCAGCCGCTTGGACCGGTGCTGAGCTTGAAGGCATCGTTTGTCGCCATCCTTGGCTCGAGCGCGATTCGAAGATCGTGCTCGGCGACTACGTCACGCAGGACCAAGGCACCGGCTGCGTGCATATCGCGCCGGGGCATGGCCAAGAAGACTACGAAGTCGGCATGCGCTACGGCTTGCCGGTGATGGCGCCGGTGGACCCGCAAGGTCGATTCACCGCGGAAGCGGGCGACTTGCAAGGCGAGTCGGTGTTCAAAGCCGATCCGCGCATCGTGCAAAAATTAATTGAGCATAACGCTCTGCTCAAGGAAGATAAACTGTCGCACAGCTACCCGCACTGCTGGCGCTGTAAAAAGCCGGTGATCTTTCGCGCCACTGAGCAGTGGTTTATCTCCATGGAGACCAACGGCCTGCGCGACCAAGCTCTGCGCGCCATCGACGAAGTGAAGTGGATTCCGCCCTGGGGGCGAGATCGGATTCGCGGCATGCTCGAAGCGCGGCCGGATTGGTGCATCTCGCGCCAACGTTCCTGGGGCGTGCCGATCCCGGCGGTCTACTGCAAGAAATGCAATCAAGCGCTGCTGACCGAGGAGATTTGCAATCATGTCGCGGCGATATTCGAAAAAGAAGGATCGGACGCTTGGTTTACTCGGCCGGTGAACGAACTGATGCCGGCGGATTTAAAATGTCCCGAATGCGGCGGTCAGGATTTTTCCCGCGAGGAAGATATTCTCGATGTCTGGTTCGACTCCGGCGTCAGTTACGCTGCGGTGGTTGAACAGGATCCGCGTCTCGGCGGGCGGGCCGACCTTTATCTCGAAGGCAGCGACCAACATCGCGGCTGGTTTCATACCGCGCTGTTAACTTCCCTGGCGACCCGCGGCCGGGCGCCCTACGCGAGCGTTCTCACTCACGGCTTCACATTGGACGGCAAGGGCAGAAAAATGTCCAAGTCGCTGGGCAACGTGATCGCGCCCCAGGAGATCAGCAAAAAGTTTGGCGCGGAAATTTTGCGCTTGTGGGTGTCGGCGGAAGATTATCGCGAGGATGTCAGAATCTCCGACGAGATTCTCAATCGCTTAGTCGAAGCCTACCGCCGAGTGCGCAACACGGCGCGCTTTCTGATCAGTAATCTTTACGATTTCGATCCGGCCAGAGATCGCGTCGAGCGCAGTGAGTTGGACGAGTTGGACCGGTGGATTTTGCAGCGCACGGAAAATTTGCTGGCGCGCTGCCGCGAAGCCTATGAAAAATGCGAGTTTCACGCCGTCTACCACAGCTTGAATAATTTTTGCAGCGTCGATCTGAGCTCCCAGTATCTCGACATCGTCAAAGACCGGCTCTACTGCGAAGGCGCTAAGTCAGTTCCGCGGCGCGCGGCGCAGACCACGCTATGCCGGATTCTCGACGTGCTGGTGCATTTGATTGCGCCGATTTTATCATTTACCGCGGAAGAAATTTGGCAATATCTGCCGGACCCAGCCGCTCCGCCGAAAAGTGTATTCCTGTCGCAAATTCCCGAACCGGATACCAGCTTTGCCGATAGTGCGCTGGCCGAGAAATGGGATCGCATCTTGCGCGAGCGTAGCGAGGTTCTAAAAGCGCTCGAACAAGCGCGCACCAGCGGCATCATCGGCCATTCGCTCGACGCTAAAGTGGTTTTCGAAAATCGCCACGAACAAGCGTCGCTCCTGCCCGGCTTGATGCAAGCGGACCGCACGCGGCTGCAAGATTTGTTGATCGTTTCTCAGGCCAACGATTCGACGGAAAGCGCTAGCTCGAACGGCGCGGAATCGAGCTACGAAGCGACGTCGATCAACTGTCTGATCAAAGTCAGCAAAGCCGACGGCGAAAAATGCGAGCGCTGTTGGAAGTACGATGTCAAAGTCGGCGCCGACAAAAATCACCCGACCGCCTGCCCGCGCTGCGCCGCGGTGCTCAACGGCGGAGCGGTTGCTTGAGCGTGAAGTGGCGCGTTGTTAGCGTTTGGCTTGTAGCGATTATCGTTTTCGATCAGCTGAGTAAGATCGTCGTCGACCGCGCCATGGCGCTGCATCAGACGATTCCGATCGTCGACGGAGTTTTTAATCTCACCTATGTGCGCAACACCGGCGCGGCCTTCGGCATCTTCGCCGGTAGCGCTGAAATGTTTCGCCGGCCGTTTCTAATTGTTGTTTCACTGCTCGCCATCGGTTTCATTTTCACCTTGCTCAAACGTTTGGCTGAAGAAGCCCGCTGGCTGATCACCGCTCTGGCATTTATTCTCGGCGGCGCCATCGGCAACTTGATCGATCGGGTTGTTTACGGCGAGGTCATCGATTTTCTCGATTGCTTCTGGGGAGATTACCACTGGCCGGCGTTCAATCTTGCCGACAGTTTTATCACCGTCGGCGTCACGATCACTTTGATCATTCTGATCCACACGAAGGGCGAAGATCCCTTCACCGCCAATTAAATCTGCGCTTTGAGTATCACAATCGTCGCGCCCCAGCTGCCGGCTTCCAGCGGCGCGTCGTGAAACGCTTCGACATCGCCATGCTTCTCCAGCAGCGCACGAATGATATTACGCTGCACACCCTTGCCCTTGCCGTGGATTAAGCGCACTTCGCGAAAACCGGCTTGCTTGCACTGCTCCAAGTATTCTTCGACGACGCTGGCGATGTCTTTGGGCTGAAACGGATGGAGATCGATATGAGCTTCGACGGGAATGATGACCGGATCGCTAAAGGGCGAGCCATCGTCACCATCGTGGTCGATTTCATCGCGACGCTTGCTCATAAAAAAAAGAGCAAGAATTTTGCTCTTGCCCTCGTATAAATCTAATTTCGTTCCGCAGCTTTCAATCCCAGCGTTTGTCGCCTTTCAAGCGGCCGCCGGCTTTGGCAATCGCCGCTTCGATGATCGAGATGTCGACGAGTTTTTCGTAGCTCGGCTTCTCGGCGACTTTGATCGTCGCCAATTCGACTTGCCGGTTGATGGTCCACTCGACCATGTCTTTGGGCAGGCCATCGTTGACCGGCCAGGCGCCGGCGGCGGCGAGAATGTCGTAGGTCTGCGCCACCGCTTCACTGTCCTGCTGGGTGTGTTTGACGGCGATCTCGACGGTCTTGGCTTTGTTGTTGTAGATAAAGCGATTGGCTTTGATCAGCGCGGTCATGATGTCGACGTAGAGTTGGCGATTCTCTTTAATCTCTTTTTCCGGCGCGATGTAGGCGGCGTAGAGCCACTTGGGCAAAGTCTCCCACAGATTGACAAGAATATTCAGCTCAGGCTTTTTCTTCTTGGCGACCAGCGCTTGATCGACGTGGAGAATCGCCGTGTCGATTTGATTGGCGAGAAGTCCGGCGACGCGTCCTTTGGTGCTGACCGGCACATAGTCGACGTCCTTGGGCGTGAGACCGCAGCTCGCCATCACCGCGCGGCTGATCACTTCGTTGAACGCGCCCACCTCCTGGATGCCGATTTTGCGGCCTTTTAGATCCTTGCAGCTTTTAATGTCGCCCTGGACCAACATCGATTGAGAAAGTTTATGCGAATAGGTGCCGATGACTTTGGTGCCCGCGCCTCGGGCCGCGGCGATGATCGCCGGATCGGAGCTGGTGCCGGTGATGTCGAGTCCGCCGGCGACGCTGCCGCGCAGGGTTTGCGTGCCGCCCTCGAAGGTGACCAATTCGACGTCAATATTGAGGTCGTTGAAAAATCCCATTTCCTTGGCGACGTAGGGTGGAATGTGCACGACGTTGGGCGGCGTGACCGGCACCCCGAAAACGACTTTGCGCTTGCTCTGCGCCTCGGCCAGTTGAAAACTAAATGCCAGAACAAGCCAGGCGACGAGAAAGCAATTTGATTTTTTCATGGAACCCCCTTGTGATTTTCGCTTTAATCTTTTTCGATGGCGTTCCGCCACGGCGCGATGCGCCCTTCGACCCATTTGGCCAACGACATCAGTCCCACACCTAATAGCATAACCACGACGATGGGAACAAAGAGCTTATCGGTTTCAAGGGCGTTGGCGTAGCGCACGATCATGTAGCCCAGGCCGG is a window from the Deltaproteobacteria bacterium genome containing:
- a CDS encoding isoleucine--tRNA ligase; the protein is MDYKDTLNLPKTGFPMRGNLPQNEPKQVEKWDKDGTYFQILQANQGKPRFLLHDGPPYANGNIHIGHALNKILKDIIVKYQAMTGHSAPYVPGWDCHGLPIELQVEKNVGRAKKLAMSKAEIRQLCKEYAEKYIAIQRDEFKRLGVLGDWDKPYRTLEPRYEAQEVRELGKFVASGSLYRKKKPVYWCASCVTALAEAEVEYEDHTSTSVYVKFAVNDDGGRMKADGKTYFVIWTTTPWTLPANQAIALHPKFTYRLVKTAQGNLVINQELIDSVMQAIGLAAGQYEIGAAAWTGAELEGIVCRHPWLERDSKIVLGDYVTQDQGTGCVHIAPGHGQEDYEVGMRYGLPVMAPVDPQGRFTAEAGDLQGESVFKADPRIVQKLIEHNALLKEDKLSHSYPHCWRCKKPVIFRATEQWFISMETNGLRDQALRAIDEVKWIPPWGRDRIRGMLEARPDWCISRQRSWGVPIPAVYCKKCNQALLTEEICNHVAAIFEKEGSDAWFTRPVNELMPADLKCPECGGQDFSREEDILDVWFDSGVSYAAVVEQDPRLGGRADLYLEGSDQHRGWFHTALLTSLATRGRAPYASVLTHGFTLDGKGRKMSKSLGNVIAPQEISKKFGAEILRLWVSAEDYREDVRISDEILNRLVEAYRRVRNTARFLISNLYDFDPARDRVERSELDELDRWILQRTENLLARCREAYEKCEFHAVYHSLNNFCSVDLSSQYLDIVKDRLYCEGAKSVPRRAAQTTLCRILDVLVHLIAPILSFTAEEIWQYLPDPAAPPKSVFLSQIPEPDTSFADSALAEKWDRILRERSEVLKALEQARTSGIIGHSLDAKVVFENRHEQASLLPGLMQADRTRLQDLLIVSQANDSTESASSNGAESSYEATSINCLIKVSKADGEKCERCWKYDVKVGADKNHPTACPRCAAVLNGGAVA
- the lspA gene encoding signal peptidase II — encoded protein: MRALLEVRCQSRRRQKSPDRLPALRRGAQRRSGCLSVKWRVVSVWLVAIIVFDQLSKIVVDRAMALHQTIPIVDGVFNLTYVRNTGAAFGIFAGSAEMFRRPFLIVVSLLAIGFIFTLLKRLAEEARWLITALAFILGGAIGNLIDRVVYGEVIDFLDCFWGDYHWPAFNLADSFITVGVTITLIILIHTKGEDPFTAN
- a CDS encoding DNA mismatch repair protein MutS, whose amino-acid sequence is MSKRRDEIDHDGDDGSPFSDPVIIPVEAHIDLHPFQPKDIASVVEEYLEQCKQAGFREVRLIHGKGKGVQRNIIRALLEKHGDVEAFHDAPLEAGSWGATIVILKAQI
- a CDS encoding ABC transporter substrate-binding protein, whose product is MGRRAHRAVAERHRKRLKRKSQGGSMKKSNCFLVAWLVLAFSFQLAEAQSKRKVVFGVPVTPPNVVHIPPYVAKEMGFFNDLNIDVELVTFEGGTQTLRGSVAGGLDITGTSSDPAIIAAARGAGTKVIGTYSHKLSQSMLVQGDIKSCKDLKGRKIGIQEVGAFNEVISRAVMASCGLTPKDVDYVPVSTKGRVAGLLANQIDTAILHVDQALVAKKKKPELNILVNLWETLPKWLYAAYIAPEKEIKENRQLYVDIMTALIKANRFIYNNKAKTVEIAVKHTQQDSEAVAQTYDILAAAGAWPVNDGLPKDMVEWTINRQVELATIKVAEKPSYEKLVDISIIEAAIAKAGGRLKGDKRWD